The sequence GCGCAGTGGGCCGCGACACGCGAGGCCAACTTCCAGGCCGACTCCATCCGCCGCGCCATGGAAGTGCACGTGCTCGGCCTGCGCGATTCGGCCGGCAAGTACAGCTACCTGCCGTTCACCGCGGGCGTGCACCCCGCGGTGCGCGCTGCGCTGGCGCATCCCGGCGACGCCGCCGTGAAGCAGCGCGCCAACCTCTACATCGAGGAGGTCAACCGCCAGGCGGGTTCCGACGCGCTGTACGTGAGCGACCTGCAGGGCCTGACGCTGGCGGCCAGCAACTGGGCCACGCTGCAGAGCTTCGTGGGCGAGTCGTATGCCAACCGGCCCTATTTCATCGATGCGCGCGCGGGCCGCGGCGGCATGTTCTACGGCGTGGGCCAGACCACGGGCGAGCCGGGGCTGTTCATCTCGGCGCCGATCCGCGACGATGAAGGCGCGGTACGTGGCGCGGTGCTGGGCGTGGTGACGGTCAAGGTCAGCCTGCGCCAGCTGCAGGAGGCCTGGACCTTCTCGCGCGATCCGATCCTGCTGGCCGACGCACGCGGCGTGGTGTTCCTGAGTTCCGTGCCGGAGTGGCTCTATGCCACACGGCGCCCGCTCGCGCCTGCCGAACTGGAGCGCGTGCGGCACGACCAGCAGTACGGCGCGCGTGCCGACTTCAGGACCCTGCCGTGGAAGGTGGAACGCGAGCAGGCGCAGGGCCTGCCCGGCTACCTGCTGCGCACCAGCCTCGGCGGCCAGCAGCGCCGCTTCCTCGCGGTCGACGAGCCCCTGCCCGACCTGGGCTGGACGCTCACCGTGATGGCCGACCATGCGGAAGTGACCCGCGCGCGCGAGCGCACCTGGATGCTCGGCCTGCTGCTGGCCGGCGTGCTGCTACTCGGCGGCCTCTACTGGCAGCTGCGCGAGCGGCGCTTCGCGGAGCAGCGAGACGCTCGGCGCGACCTCGAGCTGCGCGTGCGCGAACGCACCCACGCGCTCGACGAGGCCCACGCCTTCCGCAAGGCCATGGAAGATTCGCTGCTGGTGGGCATGCGCGCACGCGACCGACAGGGGCGCATCACCTACGTCAACCCGGCCTTCTGCGACATGACCGGCTACGGCGCCGGCGAACTGCTCGGCAAGCTGCCGCCCTACCCTTACTGGCACCCCGACGACGTGCCGCGCCACTGGCACCACTACGACGCCATGATGAGCGGGCAGCCGGCGCGCTCGGGCTTCGAGTCGCGCCTGCGGCACCGCGACGGCCGCGAGGTGATCACCATGGTCTACACCGCGCCGCTGATCGATGCCGACGGCGCGCACAGCGGCTGGATGAGCTCGGTGGTCGACATCACCGAGCAGAAGCGCGCCGAGCTGCGCCAGCGCCAGAACGACGAGCAGCTGCAGCACGCGCAGCGCCTGGCCAGCCTCGGCGAGATGGCGTCCACGCTGGCCCACGAACTCAACCAGCCGCTGATGGCGCTCAGCAACTACGCCAGCGCGGCCAAGGCCTTCGCAGAGCAGGGCAACCGGCAGTTGCTGGTCGACAGCCTCGACGAAACCATGGCGCAGGCCCAGCGCAGCGCCGAGATCGTGCGGCGCATCCGCGGCTTCGTGCGGCAGCGCACCGTGGGCACCGAGGACTGCGCGGTGTCGGCGCTGGTGACCAACGCGCTGGCGCTGCTGCAGGGCGAGATGCGCCAGCGGCAGGCGCGCGCCGAAGTGCGCGTGCCCGCCGCGCTCCCGCCGGTGCGCGGCGACCGCGTGCTGCTCGAGCAGGTGCTGCTGAACCTCGTGTCGAACAGCCTGCAGGCCATGCAGGCCACGCCGGTGGAGCAGCGCGTGGTCGAGATCGAGGCCGAACTGCTCGCCGGGCGCATGCAGATCCGCGTGGCCGACCGCGGGCCGGGCATCGACGACGCACTGGCCGAACAGGTGTTCGCGCCCTTCTTCACCACCAAGGCAGGCGGGCTCGGACTGGGCCTGAACATCTGCCGCACCATCGTCGAAGCGCACCGGGGCCGGCTCGGGTTTGCCAGCCGCGCCGGCGGTGGCACAGTTTTCACCCTCGAGCTCGAAATCTCCCCGCCATGAACGCTCCCGCCAACAACCTGTGCGTCGTGGACGACGACGAGGCCGTGCGCCGCTCGCTCGGCCTCCTGCTTCTGTCGCGCGGCTACGCGGTGCAGACCTTCGCCTCGGGCGAGGCCTTCCTGGCCGGCGCCGACCTGCAGCGCGCAGGCTGCGCGATCCTCGACCTGCGCATGGAAGGCGCGAGCGGCCTGCAGGTGTTCGACGCGCTGCGCGCGCAGGACAGCCCGCTGGTCGTCATCTTCCTCTCCGGCCACGGCGACATACCGATGGCCGTGGAGGCGGTGCAGAACGGCGCCTTCGGCTGGCTCGAGAAGCCCTGCAACGACGAGCGCCTGCTCGACACCATCGCGCGCGCGCTGGAGCGCGCCGGCGAGATCGCGGTGCGCCGCCAGGCCCGCCAGGCCGCGCAGGCGCTGTGGGACAAGCTCACCCCGCGCGAGATGCAGGTGGCCCGGCTGGTGGCCGAGGGAAAGCCCAACAAGCAGATCGCCCAGGAACTCGCGCCGCTGGAGCAGCGCACCGTGGAGACCCACCGGGCGCACGTGTTCGCCAAGCTGGGGCTGGCGAACAGCCATCAGCTGGACCGCTTCTTGCGAGAGCACGCGCTGTAGCGTGCTTTTGGCGGCTTTTGCCGCATGTTGGCGCCTCTCTTGCGATGGGGTGTAGGTCTTTCTAGGTATTTACCCTTGCGTACCGATACGTAGCCGCGTGGCGGACGGCTACGGACGACAGCGCGGCGCCGGCCGGACAGACTCGACGGCAAGACGACAAGGACTCCTCAATGACCACCTTCGCCAGCACCGCGGGCGCCGCCACGGCCGCCCCGGACACCGCCGACAACCACACGCCCTACACCTTCGAGGAGAAGCGCAAGCGCATCTTCGCGATCTTTGCCGCCTCCTCGGGCAATCTGGTGGAGTGGTTCGACTTCTACGTGTATGCGTTCTGCGCGATCTACTTCGCGCCGGCCTTCTTCCCCAAGTCGGACCCGACCGTGCAGCTGCTGAACACCGCCGGCGTGTTCGCCGCCGGCTTCCTGATGCGCCCGGTGGGCGGCTGGCTGTTCGGCCGGCTGGCCGACCGCAAGGGCCGCAAGACCTCGATGGTGGTCTCGGTCACGATGATGTGCGTGGGTTCGCTGATCATCGCGTGCCTGCCGACCTACGCGCAGATCGGCGCCGCCGCGCCCGCGCTGCTGCTGGCCGCACGCCTGCTGCAGGGCCTGTCGGTCGGCGGCGAATACGGCACCACCGCTACCTACATGAGCGAAGTGGCCATGCGCGGACAGCGCGGCTTCTTCTCGTCGTTCCAGTACGTCACGCTGATCGGCGGCCAGCTGCTGGCCGTGGTGGTCGTGGTGGTGCTGCAGCAGCTGCTCGACGACGCCGAACTCAAGAGCTGGGGCTGGCGCATTCCTTTCGTGCTGGGCGCCGTGGCGGCCGTGGTCGCGCTGATGCTGCGCCGCACGCTGACCGAGACGGCCAGCAACAAGACCCGCGCCGCCAAGGGCGCCGGCACCATGCGCGAGCTGTTCACCCACCACAAGCGCGCCTTCCTCGTGGTGCTCGGCTACACGGCCGGCGGCTCGCTGATCTTCTACACCTTCACCACGTACATGCAGAAGTACCTGGTGAACTCGGCCGGCATGTCGATCAAGACGGCCAGCAACGTGATGACGGCCTGCCTGTTCATCTACATGTGCATGCAGCCGGTGTTCGGCGCGCTGTCCGACCGCATCGGCCGCCGCAACAACATGCTGCTGTTCGGCGCGCTGGGCGCGCTGATGACGGTGCCGGTGCTGAGCAACCTGCAGAACGTGGGCAGCCCGCTGGTGGCCGGCGTGCTGATCACGCTGGCGCTCGCGGTGGTGAGCTTCTACACCTCGATCAGCGGCATCGTGAAGGCCGAGATGTTCCCGCCCGAAGTGCGCGCGCTCGGCGTGGGCCTGTCGTATGCGGTGGGCAACGCGATCTTCGGCGGCAGCGCGGAGTACGTGGCACTGGGCCTGAAGTCGGTCGGCCACGAGTCGTACTTCTACTGGT comes from Variovorax paradoxus and encodes:
- a CDS encoding sensor histidine kinase, whose amino-acid sequence is MPPLSTDPPATSGPQPPPRRRFRTAAAWAAAMAFALLLIGLAAQWAATREANFQADSIRRAMEVHVLGLRDSAGKYSYLPFTAGVHPAVRAALAHPGDAAVKQRANLYIEEVNRQAGSDALYVSDLQGLTLAASNWATLQSFVGESYANRPYFIDARAGRGGMFYGVGQTTGEPGLFISAPIRDDEGAVRGAVLGVVTVKVSLRQLQEAWTFSRDPILLADARGVVFLSSVPEWLYATRRPLAPAELERVRHDQQYGARADFRTLPWKVEREQAQGLPGYLLRTSLGGQQRRFLAVDEPLPDLGWTLTVMADHAEVTRARERTWMLGLLLAGVLLLGGLYWQLRERRFAEQRDARRDLELRVRERTHALDEAHAFRKAMEDSLLVGMRARDRQGRITYVNPAFCDMTGYGAGELLGKLPPYPYWHPDDVPRHWHHYDAMMSGQPARSGFESRLRHRDGREVITMVYTAPLIDADGAHSGWMSSVVDITEQKRAELRQRQNDEQLQHAQRLASLGEMASTLAHELNQPLMALSNYASAAKAFAEQGNRQLLVDSLDETMAQAQRSAEIVRRIRGFVRQRTVGTEDCAVSALVTNALALLQGEMRQRQARAEVRVPAALPPVRGDRVLLEQVLLNLVSNSLQAMQATPVEQRVVEIEAELLAGRMQIRVADRGPGIDDALAEQVFAPFFTTKAGGLGLGLNICRTIVEAHRGRLGFASRAGGGTVFTLELEISPP
- a CDS encoding response regulator transcription factor, with the protein product MNAPANNLCVVDDDEAVRRSLGLLLLSRGYAVQTFASGEAFLAGADLQRAGCAILDLRMEGASGLQVFDALRAQDSPLVVIFLSGHGDIPMAVEAVQNGAFGWLEKPCNDERLLDTIARALERAGEIAVRRQARQAAQALWDKLTPREMQVARLVAEGKPNKQIAQELAPLEQRTVETHRAHVFAKLGLANSHQLDRFLREHAL
- a CDS encoding MFS family transporter, which gives rise to MTTFASTAGAATAAPDTADNHTPYTFEEKRKRIFAIFAASSGNLVEWFDFYVYAFCAIYFAPAFFPKSDPTVQLLNTAGVFAAGFLMRPVGGWLFGRLADRKGRKTSMVVSVTMMCVGSLIIACLPTYAQIGAAAPALLLAARLLQGLSVGGEYGTTATYMSEVAMRGQRGFFSSFQYVTLIGGQLLAVVVVVVLQQLLDDAELKSWGWRIPFVLGAVAAVVALMLRRTLTETASNKTRAAKGAGTMRELFTHHKRAFLVVLGYTAGGSLIFYTFTTYMQKYLVNSAGMSIKTASNVMTACLFIYMCMQPVFGALSDRIGRRNNMLLFGALGALMTVPVLSNLQNVGSPLVAGVLITLALAVVSFYTSISGIVKAEMFPPEVRALGVGLSYAVGNAIFGGSAEYVALGLKSVGHESYFYWYVTGMMALAFLVSLLLPKQASYLHHDK